The DNA window CGGATTCGGCTGCTGAAAAGCCGATCAAGGGCGAAGTCCTGGCCGTTGGCCCGGGCAAGCTGCTCGACGACGGCAGCGTCCGTCCGAGCGATCTCAAGGCCGGTGACACCGTGCTGTTCGGCAAGTATTCCGGTACCGAGGTCAAGCTCAACGGCGCCGACTACGTAGTGATGCGTGAAGACGACATCATGGCCGTGTTCAGCTAAACACGCGCGTACACCTTTAATACGAACATCTGGAGAAACGAACAATGGCAGCTAAAGAAGTCAAGTTCGCCGACGACGCGCGCAGCCGTATGGCCAATGGCGTCAATATCCTCGCGAATGCAGTCAAGGTCACCCTCGGTCCCAAGGGCCGCAACGTCGTTCTGGACAAGTCCTTCGGTGCCCCCACGGT is part of the Banduia mediterranea genome and encodes:
- a CDS encoding co-chaperone GroES — translated: MNLRPLHDRVIVKRLEEERTSPGGIVIPDSAAEKPIKGEVLAVGPGKLLDDGSVRPSDLKAGDTVLFGKYSGTEVKLNGADYVVMREDDIMAVFS